gagatttaaaagatttgttatttggtgaaagtgaactcTAAAAACACTACATGCAAAATATCtgcatctacaataatctgtttgtgttcgcatcattcaatgctcaaaacatagttttacacgattcaggaccatatgctatgagaatctgtggtacTGCAAACAATTAAAGCTATGAcacgtttaatttcaaagaaaccacaattcagtcagatttatatttatgatcactgaGAAGCAATGCAGCATAGaattgaaaaatttaaatgatcagatgtattagaaattctacagccaataatggatacaaatccataagTCCAAAAGCATTGTACTTTACaagaaatttatctgaaaaacatggacaaagaagtATTCATGGATTTCTATATGAGCTGGTTTCAAGTCACGTGACACatgactttgtaccaagagatttaaccagtcTGGGCCCGGAAATAAAAGTCTAAGAGTAGAAGACGAAGTAGAACGGCATGAAGAGGTTCAAAGACGTTTGTGtgatacacacgcagagcaggttagagataatggaagtacaaaaattcaaatgTCTCATAAAAACTGATAGCAAAGATTGCATTactgcaaacaaacggaaattattacttggtgaaataacagaacagcaaaaagagattgaatatatggacataggtgacatgacagaggggcggcatggtggtgtggtgatagcactactgcctcgcagttaggagactcaggtttgcttcccaggtcctccctgcgtggagtttgcatgttctccccgtggctgcatgagtttcctcccacagtccaaagacatgcaggttaggttcattggtgatcctaaattgtccttagtgagTGCTtggtctgtgggtgtgtgtgtgtgtgccctgtggtggactggcgccctgcccggggtttgtttccttgcttttcgccttgtgctggctgggattggctccagcagacccccgtgaccctgtagttaggatatagcaggttggataatggatggatggatggagagtagCCAGctaacaaattaattcataagtATGACATTAATATATCCCCGAAATGTTGTCTTTTGTACAAATGAAGACAAATCCCCTCTCACATTTCTTCTACATCTGCTcctattccaaaatgttttataaagatttattttgtttattgtcttgaatgactgtggtgggctggaaccctgcccagggtttgtttcctgccctgcgccctgcgttggctgggattgcctccatcagtcccccatgaccctgcagttagaatATCATCTACTGCTAAATTCTCTgtactaaaatttttatttgtatactttaTTGAGGATTagttctgttctttgtattgtattgtattgcattgacccccttctttttgacacccattgcacgtccaacctacctggaaatgggtctctctttgaactgcctttcctgaggtttcttccattttttccctacaagggtttttttgggaattttccttgtcttcttagatagtcaaggctggggggctgtcaagaggcagggcctgttaaagcccattgcagcactccttgtgtgattttgggctacacaaaaataaattgtattgtatatggcgggttggataatggatggatagatcgaTGACATGACAGagctatgacaagtttaatttcaaagaaaccacaattcagtcaggtttatatttgtGATCACtgagaagtgatgcaacatacACTAGAACTGAAAGATTTAAACGAtcggacatattagaaattctgCAGCCAAAAATGGATACagatccatacgtccaaaagtatcacactttacacgAAAGTTATctaaaaaaacacagacaaagaagttttcatggctatatgaatccgaaagatcacactTGCATAtctaataaaccaacatgtgatgaattgttagtgataatatttttgaaagacgGAGATATAAAAGACAGAGTTTGATATTCGTGCTTATCTAAAAGCACAACATGACTCATCGCAAAcggcagatccgggaaatgactagAGGGTTGGGCCCGCATGGGGGTTGGAGAGTGAAGCAAGctagggggcagagccccctagtactctaaataaaatacattccagttaaCTTACAGTTGGCACATGGGACAGGCAATTCTCATAGTTGGAAGTCCACCTTGTGGTCAGATCCTCAATATCTGTGCCACCTTTGCTCTCCTCCTGGCGCCAAGGTCTCTTTAATGCCGAGCAAGTGACCCAAGAACAGTTTCAGGGTCTGACCTGGTGGACCCGCAATTGGTTCGGGGTCATCTCTGACCCATTAAGAAGGTAAGCAGCTGTCTCCATAAAGTGGCCAAATGCCGGAAATTGTGTACAAAGCAGCACCTCCTGCTGCTCCAGAGTTTCTTTTAACATTCCTCTCATTCAGTGGTCCAGACCATCTCCAGAATGGGCCAGAATAAAAAATTCCTTTTGGTGTGGCACCATGTTCcactgtcctttgcatcttgcatAATTTTTCATAACTGCTCATCCTGACAGGACTACAGATTAAACACAAATGGACAAGGAGTTGACAAGTGTGGTCTTTAGAATGGACCTGCATTGAAGAATCTTCTTATTCTTtgagctgctcccattagaggttgccacagcagatcatcttcttccatatctttctatcctcgtcatcttgttctgtcaccccgatcacttgcatgtcctctctcaccacatccataaacctcctcttaggccttctcttcttttcttgcctgtaagctccatccttagcacccttctctcagtatacccagcatgcatctccacccattccaccctgcctgcactctctttttcatctctcttctacaattccccattactctgtactgttgatcccaagtatttaaactcctccaccttcaccaactctactctctgaatcctcaccattcctctgacctctcatctggtgtaaaattttgccaaatcaatatacagataacaatacaaatttccatgacaggttgacagacgagattagacaggagtccccgtggaccgtgatgtttgctgatgacattgtgatctgtagcgatagtagggagcaggtttattagaccctggagaggtggagatctgctttagagaggagaagaatgaaggtcagtaggaccaccaagacagaatacatgtgtgtgaatgagaaggaggtcagtggaatggtgaagatgaggggagtagagttggtgaaggtggatgagtttaaatacttgagatcaacagtacagagtaacagggaatgtgaaaaagagtgcaggcaaggtagagtggctggagaagagtgtcaggaatgatttgtgataGATGGATATCAGCAtgcgtgaaagggaaggtctacaggacagctatgttatatgggttggagacggtggcacaggagacagagctggaggtgtcagagttaaagatgctaagatttgcattgtgacaaggatggacaggattagaaaagaggacatgagagggtcagctcaggttgaatggttaagagacaaagtcagagaagtgacATTGCGtaggtttggatatgtgcagaggagagatgctgggtatattgggagaaggatgttaaggatagagctgccaggcaagaggacaaGAGCAAGGTGATGGGAGTGACAGAGtgagatggagaggacagaaagccatggaagaagatgatccaccgtggcaacccctaatgggagcagccgaaagaagaagaaaaccttcAGTCCATAAAAAGCAAATCACTGCTTCtgcaatacatccatccatccatccatccatcctcttacgcttatccgagatcgggtcgagggggtagcagcttgagcagagatgcccaagACTTTCCTTTccttggccacttcttctagctcttctgggagaatcctgcggcgttcccaggccagccgggagacatagtccctccagcttgtcctgggtcttccccggggatgactgagcttcacaccctatctttaagggaaagcccagacaccctccgGAGAAAActaatttcagctgcttgtattcgcgatctcgttctttcggtcactacccacagctcatgaccataggtgatggtaggaacatagatcgactgataaattgagagctttgccttatggctcagctcctttttcactacaacagaccaatgcagagcctgcatcacatGTGGACGCCGCagcgatctgcctgtcgatctcatgctccattcttccctcactcgtgaacaagaccccgagataggACTCCTCCACTTGGTgcaggatctcgcctccaacccagagagggcactccacccttttccggctgaggaccatggtcttggatttggaggtgctgtttcccatcccagccacttcgcactcagctgcgaaccaattcagagagCGCTGAAGATcaaggcctgatgaagcaaacaggaaaacatcatctgcaaaaagcagtgacacaatcctgagcccaccaaactggaccccctcaacaccctggctacacctagaaattctgtccataaaagttatgaaaagaatcggtgacaaagggcagccctggcagagtccaactctcactggaaaaagggttcgacttactgccggcaatgcggaccaagctctgacatcggttgtacagggaccgaacagctcttatcagggggtccggtaccccatactcccagagcacccccacaggattccccgagggacacggtctaacgccttttccaagtacacaaaacacatgtagactggttggacaaactcccatgcaccctccaggaccctgctaatcGTGTAGAGCTGATCCAGTGTTCCGTGACCAGGACTGAAacccacactgttcctcctgaatccgaggttcgactatccaacggaacctcctctccagaacccctgaatagacttttccaggaaggctgaggagtgtgatccctctataatTGGAACACatcctctggtcccccttcttgaaggcactgtccccgatgtcaatgcaatgttgcagagatgtgtcaaccaagacagtcctacaacatccagagacttgaggaactccgggtgtatctcatccacccgtgGGAACCAGCCACCATGGAGTttgcccacctccgagtccccaggctctgcttcctcattggaaggcatgttagtgggattgaggaggtcttcgaagtactccccctactgacccacaacgtcccgagtcaaggtcagcagctcaccatccccaccatatacagtgttgacactgcactgcttccccctcctgagatgacggatggtggaccagaatctcctcgaagccatccgaaagtcattctccatggcctccccaaactcctcccacgcccgattttttgcctcagcaaccaccgaagccacaatCCGCTTAGCCTGTTAGccgcctccagagtcccacaggacaaaaggatctggtaggactccttcttcagcttgactgcatccctcaccgccggtgtccaccacgacaggcactgacctccttacggccacagctccagtctgctgcctcaacaatagaggcacggaacatggcccattcagacttgatgtcccccacctcccttgggacgtggtcgaagttctgctgaaGGTGTGAGTTAAAGCTACTTCTGacgggactctgccagacgtccCCAGAAGACCctcctgactggcatcctcccccaccatagaagccaactcaccaccaggtgttgatcagttgacagctctgccctcTCCTCactcgagtgtccaagacatgtgctcgtaagtccgacgacatgaccacaaagttcATCATCGAGCTGAGGCCTAGgttgtcctggtgccaagtgcacatatgaacacccctatgcttgaacatagtgttcgttatggacaatctgcgacaagcacagaagtccaataacaaaacaccgttcgggttcagatcaggggctccattcctcccaatcacacccctccaggtctcactgtcattgcccacatgagcactgaagtcttccagcagtacgagggagtccccagaaggtatgccctgtagcaccccctccagggactccaaaaagggtgggtactccaaactgctgttcggcgcatacgcacaaacaacagttagctACCCTCTTGtgcaccggggtaaaccccaatgtgcaggctccaagttggggggcaataagtatgtccATACCCGCTCgtgcctctcactgggggcaattccagagtggtagagagtccagcctctctcaaggagattggtttcagagtccaagctgtgcgtcgaggtgagcccgactatatctagctggaacctctcaacctcgtgcactagctcaggctcgtTCCCCtttagagaggtgacattccacatcccaagagccagcttctgtagccaaagatcggactgccaaggtccccgccttcagccaacacccaactcacactgcactcaACCTTCTTGGCCCCTCCTATAGGTGGTGAggccatgggaagggggacccacattgccACTTCGGGCTGTGCCCGACTGAACCCCATCTCCAGGCCTGGCTGCAGAGGGGGACCCCGGTTGACACGCTTCCGGGCGAGGGAAAATggcgtccaaattttttattcatcatagaaggtctactgaaccgctctttgtctcatccctcacctaggacctgtttgccttgggtggccctacgaGGAGCATAAAGCCCCGGATAACTGAGCtgctaggatcattgggacacgcaaaccccttaccacgataaggtggcggttcgaggaggggtGTTCTATACAGCCAAgtcaaataaagaaagaaacacattGATATTGAACTGCAAAGAGCAGAGGTTTTCTCGTCAACTTCATCTGACAGAGCGCAAGCTTCTGATTAAGAGAAACCATCTACAGCCAAAAGGCCACTGCTTGCACTATACACCCAACCAAAGCAAAGTTAGCAGAAAAGTGTGGATAATTATTGACTTTATGAATTGTTAATTTAGATTGTAAGAACTGCTAAGTATGTTGCCCTTTTGAGACAGCATCAGGAGGCCAATATGGAGTTGTATGATGCGACAGCTTAGGTTTAGGTGTATTTTCTGCTTTATCGTTGTTCTTTTTATTGTTAGCATTTTCCATATCTTCTGTTATGGCTTAACAttttgtgtctttaaatgttttgacgtcccttgtgttttgtgggtggagcttcAGGAGGACATCACTGTTGCTGGAACCGCCGTCTGGCTATAcactgagtgagagagagaacctCAGGAGCATATCATTGAGTTCATTAGGAGTCTTATTGGACATACTAGCTGGACTATCTATCTAACATGAGCTGAAATCTAAGTAGTCATTGAAGATCTCATTATTAATGTTTGCATACTCCATGGCTGCTTCCGTAAATTTCAGGATGACAAGGCCCAGGGCACAGAGCGACACCAGGTGATTATGAAGAAGTACAAGTAATTGTGGAGGAAGGACCAACAAACAGAATGATGTGGATTAGGCAGCAGTGAAGGTGGACTTTGTAGACAGACTTGCATGGTTTAACATCTGGCAGACAGACATTCCTCGTGTCCAGATTCTGATCCCAGCCATTTATGACACCTAGTAAACTTTCACATCAGTGGAAAGAATGGGACACTTTTCTGTCCTCACTCCTATGGAAGAGGATCTTTGCAACACCTTCTCAGATGCTGCATGAGAGGTCCCTGGTGGAAGGTCGATCTTGCCGGTGCCATGGCTGGGTGGTCAAGGCAGTTACTGAGAGTGTAGCCACAGCCAACAACATCAACATCATCCAAAGAAGACCATTACTTATGTCAAGGCTGAAGAAAAGACCCACTCACACCCAGTAATATGCACTGGTCTTCTACCAACAGCATCTGACTGGCAGCTCAATGTGGTACTGGGCAAAAGAATAAGCTTTCTAGAGCACATAATTACAAGAATTCTACATCCAGACATGCTCATCTTGTCAGGAGCTACCAAACAACTGGTCATGGTGGAGTTTACAGGACCCTGATAAGAGCGTATTGAGGaagcaaatgaaagaaaaggaacAAGTAGAATTATGTCGGACTTAAGGCTGTCGGACTGCTGTGAGCCAATAGAGGTGGGCTGTCAGGGCTACACAGGACATTCGCTAAGCTGGATATCACGAGGGCGGCAAAGAGGACAGACATAAAATTGACCTGGGAGACGGCAGACAAAACCACTAGATGGCTTAGGAATGAGAGAACAGATCCTCGGCCTGTTGCTGTTGAGCTTCAGGTTAAATGTCTAGAGACCACCTCTACTTGTGTGGATCTCTATACTTGCTGCCACTACTTTGGGGTCCCCTGAACTTGGTTTGTCTTGTTTATGTCACCACAAACTGTTTGGTAAGGCCAGAGAAGGGGAGTTGTGGGATGCTGGTGGACCCCTGCTGGGCAGGCCTTGAAAGCCCCTTTCGCAGGTAACTTTCCGATCTCCTTCTCCAGGGTTTCCACAGTTGACATGAGAACTTCATATAGTAGCAAGGGCCGCAAAATTCGTGCTGGTATATGTCCTTTTATTTTGTTCAAGCTAATCCCTGCAGACACCGTATGTAAAGTCTGAAGTCATCATAAATTTCTGAAccctcttttgttcatttttcataatTGTTTTGTTGTGACCAGAAccctttttgatgttttttatttcCACATATGCAGTTTCTAAGAAGGGGAACATTTAACTTCTCACACACTGAGACAGAGTGCTGGATTTGAACCACAAGATAGTCACCAGTGCCCACCTTGAGGGATGATATAATAACATACAATTTAaactttgtaatttttgtttttttaggagcCATATTGTACAGAGAATGGAATCCCTCAACGGGACAGAGCATGCAGTCAAACAATTCTATCTGGTGGGCATCCCGGGACTTCAGGACCGCCAGAATCTTCTGTGCATCCTGTTTCTGCTGCTCTACGTGGCTGTGATGGCTGGTAACCTCCTGATGCTGTACCTGGTGCTCCTGGACCagaggctccacactcccatgtACTTCTTCCTCTGTCACTTATCTGTCTTAGATGTCCTCCTGTCGACTCTCATCCTACCAAAGATGATGGCCGTCTTCTTGCTTGAGGACAGACTCATTTCTTTTGCCGGATGTTTCCTGCAGATGTATTTGATTCTGGCATCTGGAAGTACAGAAAACTTAATCATGATAGTCATGGCCTACGACCGATACGTTGCAATTATGAAGCCGCTTCACTACCATCTCATCATCAATTTTAAAGTCTGCATTGTGCTGGCCACTGTAGCCTGGGCCCTGGGGTACACGGCCCCTCTACTCCACGTCCTCGATGCCATGTCACTGCCATACTGCGGCCCCAATATCGTGCAGTACTGCTACTGCGACTTCTCTTCGGTGGCTATCCTGGCGTGTGCAGATGTCACCGATGTTTTCAAAAAGGCAAATGTTGCTGCCATGTGTGTTGTAAACATCCCCCTGGCGCTTATACTTGGATCCTATTTCATAATAATCCTACATATTTATTCCCGGAGTACGGAAGACTGCAAGAAAGCTTTTTCCACGTGCGCCTCCCATTTGTTCATTGTGTTCGTTTATTACTTCTCGGCTGATTTGCTGTATATAACGTCTGTGACTGGCAGCATGTCTGCCGATAACCGAGTCATAATGGGAGTGTTAAGTTACTTGCTGACGCCGCTATTGAACCCCATCGTTTACAGTCTGAGGAATAAGCAAATTAAGCAGGCCGCCGAGAAATATCTTACCTTCTCGTGTGGATCCAAACCTATTTAGCCATTAAATACAGTCAAGAGTAAAGCGATAACGTAGGAAACGTTCAGCGTTGATGAAAAGTATTCACCTTCGTgggcattttcacattttattgttatacaacatggaATCGCAGCAGACTTAATTTGGCCTCTTTTGACAATGATCAGCAGACAGATACCGAAGTGAAAACGGATCTCTGCGAATTGGTTGAAGTTAATTACCAATATAAAACTTACGTGGAGGAAAGCACAAGCAAAGATATGTTGTGGGGTTCTTCAGATGAGGAAGAGCTACGTTTCACGGATTGACATCTTGCATGTTGATTTACCCGCGCAAATTAGAATTTCACTGGGCTCTGCACAAACCTCTGGACAATGTACCATGACAACAgtcttgttttcttctttcccAGCATCCAGGGATTGTAATGAACTACTAATAagaaacaataaacacaaatatttcttaaataaatatgaCTGGTATGGTTATTTCCATTCACTGTATATacggtgcatccagaaagtattcacagcgcataacttttccacattttgttatgttacagccttattccaaaatggattaaattcatttttttcctcagaattctacacacaacaccccataatgagaacgtgaaaaaagtttacttgaggtttttgcaaatttattaataacaaataaattaagatatctcatgtacataagtattcacagcctttgctcaatactttgtcgatacacctttggcagcaattccagcctcaagtctttttgaatctgatgccaccagcttggcacacctatccttggccagtctcgcccattcctctttgcagcacctctcaagctgcaTCAGGTGCATCtaggctctggctgagccactcaaagacattcacagagttgtcctgaagccaatcctttgatatcttggctgtgtgcttagggttgttgtcctgctgaaagatgaaccgtcgccccagtctgaggtcaagagcgctctggagcaggttttcatccaggatgtctctgtacattgctgcactcatctttccctttatcctgactggtctcccagttcctgcccccacagcatgatgctgccaccaccgcgcttcactgtagagatggtattgacctggtgatgagcggtgcctggtttcctccaaacgtgacgcctggcattcacaacaaagagttcaatctttgtcacatcagaccagagaattttgtttctcatggtctgagagtccttcaggtgccttttgtcaaactccatgcaggctgccatgtgccttttactaaggagtggcttccgtctggccactctaccatacaggcctgattggtggattgctgcagagttggttgtccttctggaaggttctcctctctccacagaggacctctggagctctgacagagtgaccattgggttcttggtcacctccctgactaaggcccttctcccctgatcactcagtttagatggccggccagctctaggaagagtcctggtggttttgaactttttccacttacggatgatggaggccactgtgctcattgggaccttcaaagcagcagacatgtttctgtaaccttccccagatttgtgccttgagacaatcctgtctcggaggtctacagacaattcctttgacttcatgcttggtttgtgctctgacatgaactgtcaactgtgggaccttctatagacaggtatgtgcctttccaaatcttgtcacatcaactgaattgaccacaggtggactccaatgaagctgcagaaacatctcaaggatgatcagaggaaacaggatggacctgagctcagtttggagcttcatggcaaaggctgtgaatacttacagtatggacatgtgctttctcaatttttttatttttaataaatttgcaaaaatctcatgtaaacttttccacgttgtcattatggggtgttgtgtgtagaattctgaggaaaaaaatgaatttaatccattttggaataaagctgtaacataacaaaatgtggaaaaagtggcgcgctgtgaatactttccggatgcactgtagatccCAATGTGAAGTGACTGCATGGACGAAACTTCAATGGGAGTCCATAGTAAAAAGCACCACAGCAAACAAATGAGCTGACTAAAGGGGCAATCCATTATTTTGCGTTGAGTGACTTGTGCACTTTAAAGATAACGTACTTTAATCGGGTTGCTTCTTTTTGCTCTGAGCCTAACTGAACTGCTTCACGCATAACTCTTTGTGCAGACACGAGAAATAACTGCAGATCTGGAAAATGATCTTCAACCTTCACTCCTTTCTTGCCATCAATAAACTCCAAAAAAGTCCTAATACTGGCAGTGCTATAACTGCCTCTTAGCAGATACTGAGAGGTGTCAATATCACTCTCACCCTCCACATTGTCCCTTAACTCGTTCACGACGTCACTTTGGTTTGTCACACACTCGATATGTTCTTTAGATGACTGATCTGACACAAGGCTTTTCTTTGCCTGTCCTCTATCCGTTGATTGCTCCTTCCTTTTTCGAGTGGAAACTTTAACGGGCTCGTTCTTCCTACTCATTCCTTCACACACCACTGCACTGCCGCTCACCACAACGGCCACTCCGCCGTCAGTCCTGGCTCTCTCACATCTCTGTCCCTCAGCAGCCCCTTTCAATGTGCTCTCCGGCAGGAGACTGTGATCAGAAGCGTTCACTTCTACAATCTTATCAGTGATATGAGGCTCATTTACAGCCGGGACCAGTGGCGCAGCTTCTCCCTAGTGAATGGCCAGTGCTGTTAATCTCAGGTGATTTGTGAACTTCAGTCGGTGTGCTGTCTG
Above is a window of Polypterus senegalus isolate Bchr_013 chromosome 2, ASM1683550v1, whole genome shotgun sequence DNA encoding:
- the LOC120524139 gene encoding olfactory receptor 10A4-like; the protein is MESLNGTEHAVKQFYLVGIPGLQDRQNLLCILFLLLYVAVMAGNLLMLYLVLLDQRLHTPMYFFLCHLSVLDVLLSTLILPKMMAVFLLEDRLISFAGCFLQMYLILASGSTENLIMIVMAYDRYVAIMKPLHYHLIINFKVCIVLATVAWALGYTAPLLHVLDAMSLPYCGPNIVQYCYCDFSSVAILACADVTDVFKKANVAAMCVVNIPLALILGSYFIIILHIYSRSTEDCKKAFSTCASHLFIVFVYYFSADLLYITSVTGSMSADNRVIMGVLSYLLTPLLNPIVYSLRNKQIKQAAEKYLTFSCGSKPI